A single region of the Asterias amurensis chromosome 19, ASM3211899v1 genome encodes:
- the LOC139951655 gene encoding large ribosomal subunit protein mL39-like, with protein sequence MKWLKHTLSVRRFACRCMSTEMTATNTAVTSRQNEVFEKEKQRQLSLIKRIEKIEVEHVDPNEPCKFMMNKYLSTPYHAAMHLNQRYLKHSAIAMVNGKPWHMLQPLIEDCELRFVTMKDDDVTEANQAFWRSCSHMMGAILHSAFKDDVRIQVARSPEIPISKGCFAYDVNLPFKWEPTREEIICLNRQAFSLAENKVNFERLEVSREVALSIFEDNTYKKQQIEETQADRIILFRLGEFVDISEGPMVTNTGFIEPCRFVFTCIHGIEDYLKPRNKLLRFQGVALPSEFQVHHTAWSIIQDRAKKPILLDLAPSIKSSQQTDQTQQESTS encoded by the exons ATGAAGTGGTTGAAACACACGTTGTCTGTCCGTCGTTTTGCGTGTAGAT gtATGTCAACAGAGATGACTGCAACAAACACAGCAGTCACATCCAGGCAAAATGAGGTCTTTGAAAAAGAGAAACAACGACAGTTATCGCTCATCAAAAGAATCGAGAAGATTGAGGTGGAACATGTTGATCCTAACGAGCCGTGTAAATTCATGATGAATAAGTATCTATCGACACCGTACCATGCTGCTATGC ATTTGAACCAGAGATACCTCAAGCATTCAGCAATAGCGATGGTTAACGGCAAGCCGTGGCACATGCTGCAACCGCTCATTGAAGACTGCGAGCTGAGGTTTGTCACAATGAAAGATGATGATGTCACAGAGGCAAACCAG GCATTCTGGAGGTCCTGTTCACACATGATGGGCGCAATCTTACACTCGGCATTCAAAGATGACGTCAGAATACAAGTAGCTCGCTCACCGGAAATCCCAA TTTCCAAGGGATGCTTTGCATATGACGTCAACCTTCCATTCAAGTGGGAGCCAACAAGAGAAGAGATAATCTGCCTCAATAGGCAAGCCTTCAGCCTCGCCGAGAACAAGGTCAACTTTGAGAGGTTAGAGGTCAGCAGAGAGGTTGCGCTCAGCATATTTGAGGACAATAC ATACAAGAAGCAACAGATCGAAGAGACACAGGCAGACAGAATCATCCTCTTCAGATTAGGGGAGTTTGTGGACATCAGTGAAGGTCCCATGGTCACCAACACAGGGTTCATTGAACCCTGTAGATTTGTCTTTACATGT ATACATGGCATTGAAGACTATCTCAAACCAAGG AATAAGCTGCTGAGATTCCAAGGTGTTGCTTTGCCATCAGAATTCCAG GTGCATCACACAGCATGGAGTATTATCCAAGACCGAGCTAAGAAACCA ATCTTGTTGGACTTGGCACCTAGCATAAAATCCAGCCAGCAAACAGACCAAACACAACAGGAGTCTACATCTTGA